Within the Zea mays cultivar B73 chromosome 10, Zm-B73-REFERENCE-NAM-5.0, whole genome shotgun sequence genome, the region TCGATCTGTTTATCAATACATTCTGAAAACCAGGTTCTGTGTCATGCATGGTTGATGGATATACGCTGTTCTTCTAACTTGTATATACGTACGTGTAGCAATATAATATTTCACACGAGAATGAACTAGAGGAGCGACATAAACTAGGCTTATCTACCGCTACTGCTCAAAGAGCCCTAGGCATCCTGAGACAAGTTAAGGCTCCGGATCGGAGGTTGCTTCTTCCGTGTCCGGTGACCAGCAGGACGCCGCTTCGCTTTCTCAGGTACGTCAATCACATCGATTAGCTTGGTCTTCCTCTTCTCCCTAGCGGCAGAGGCCTCCTCGTACCCCTCGTGGAGTCTTGCCCTGGCCTTTGCCAGCCTCTCCTCGTCAAAATCCGTAGAAACCTCTTCTTTGCGCTTGCAAGCCCCCGACGAAGCGATATGGTTCGACAATGCAGTCGATGGTTTAACGACCGTTGTCAAGGGCGCTACGTCGGTCGAACCTACACACGCATTATCAGCATTGGTACCCTGGTGGTGGCTCGCCGCCGTCGCCGAACAGCACGCTTGCTGTTTGTTGCCGCTGTCGTTTTGCATTGCGTCGTTCGACGGCGGTGCGGGGTGTGGTGTCGCCAGCGGGATGAGCCTTACGCGACGCTGATCTGGCTTCTCTGGCTCTGTGACGGTGACCATCCGGAACCGTAAGATGTTCGGCTTCCTGACGGAAGCCGTCGTCGGTAGGGCGCCCATCTCGCGGTCGGCCTCTGGCCCAGCCGACTGCTGTGCGTCGAgaggctgcggcggcggcggcgaagaGGAACGCTTCTTGGTGTccttatcatcatcaacctttGGCGGCGGCGGCGATGAATAGGAAGGCTCCTTGATACCGTTATCAGCCTCTGGCAGCATCGGCGTCGGCGTCTTGCTGCTCGCGTGCCACTCGTGGGCAAGAGCCTTCCATTGCCTGTAGAGCGTGTCGGCGAGCAGGCGAGCCAGCGCGGACGGCGCGGTCTTTCTCAGGCCGTTGACGGTGCGACCGATCATTGTGGCCTCCAGCGCCTCGTATGTCATAGGCACAGCCTGCAGCTCGCGGATCAAGTCCACCACTGCTTGGTTGTCTGCTTGCTTGCGTGCTAGCTTTCGACCGATCCTCTCCAGCGTAGCGACGACGTCGCCGTTGCCTCCGTGATCAGGGCGGACGCTGCACGACGCGTTGCCGCCGGCCATCGCGGTGTACGTGTGGTTTCGCGAGCAATAGATTGGGGCCGGTCGGGGTGGCAGGCTATGTGGACATGTCAATGTATATGTATGCACGAGAGAGGGCCGGGGTGCGGTGTCCGATCGATCGGCAACCGTGTCCGAAGATCGCCTCCCGAAACAGAAACGCCGATAGGTGCGCCGACTTGTGGACCTTGATGAAGAGCGTCTATGGTCTATGCATGCATACGCATGCAAGGTTCCGGCGTAGCAGTCACGTGGTGAAGCAGCGGTACGCGGTTGATTGGGCCACCGGTCAGCCTACGGTTGTTTAACATGGGCCAGGTTCGTTGATAAAGGAATCAGGCCCGTGAGAAAGGCCCTGATCACCATAGACGAGATTGGGTCCCAGATTTTAATAAAATAATTGCGGAGGCCCTGACGGCTGACGCACAGTAATGGATCGTCGCCCTCGTCAGCCGAATCCTGGTAGATCGTAGCATTTATACTACCGTCTTCAACTGTTAGCTTGAATCTTGAGCCTATCTTGATTCTTTTATTTCATTTTTTTCACACCACAGCATAAATCTTGGTTTGGTCCTGtgccaccagaaaaccaagaatcgAGATGGGATATCCTGTGCTGAGATCTGGACAAGAGCTAATCCTGGCCCTTGGGTGCCTCGAGGGGGCAATACGTGCGTAGCTGTGCTGGGAGGAGCCCATAGTTGAGAAGCCGCGAAGAAGATGATGACTGGCAAGTGGGGCCCTTGACGGAACGGCCATAGCGCGCGGCGAAAAGCCGCGAAGAATATCCGGGGCCCGGCACCCACGGACCCACCAGCGGTCCACCAAGATCCCGTTGGTGGTCCAAAAAAGAATCGCTCAACTCGGCACGGGATATTCCATGCGAGCTTGGGAACATTCCCGTCGCCATGGATTGGAATCGCTGCTATGACAAGTGCCGACTCCTCTGCTGCCAAGTATTGTACTAGTGTACGAGTTTGGATATTCGTTGCTTCGGCAAAATCTTCGCTCTGCTCTATACGAGCCACCAACGTATTGATCATGTATTTTTTTTGCCCTTTTTCCTTGCAAATCTTGAATCTATTCTTTAGATTTAGGCTTTCAAATTTAGCTACACTTGAGATACTTtaacttttttaaaaaaatatatgtTGTTCATATCCGGTGAACGGGTATATATATCTGCAACACCACAACTCATATAATTCATGCAATCTCCCACACATGCAATATGTTGTTAGACTTAAGATAAATCTAAATCTAGATAGCATACATTTTTGGAAGGGGGTATATACTCGAGTGAAAACACGGGCAGCATCAGCTAAAAAATAAACAACACCAAAAGTATTTTTTTAACTAGTACAAAACAATTGTGGTCTGCAGGGCGCGTACCACTCTTCTTTTTTCATCTTTAATCACAAAAACAGAGAGCAAAATGCTGGATCATATTATCGTATTCAAGCTAGCACGAAGAAGGAGCTCCCAGATTCACGTGTGTACGTCTGACTGTCTGTACCTCCGGACGTAATAATCAGCTAAAATTAGAAGCCGAGTTGGCGACCGACCGACCGACGGCGTTTCATTAGGCAGAGGCGGTATGCGACGACGACGACAACACGGCCGGCGAGCCAGAGCAGGCGTCCCCGCTGCGCCGCGCGCCGGAGCAGCTGCTCGACTGCCTCTCCGGACGCGGTCGCGGTCGCGGTCGCGGTGCGGGCGTCAACGTCGTCGCCACCGGCGCGTACACCTTGTCGGCGGCTGTTGTCGTCGTTCCCGACGCGTCGCCGGCTAGGTGCACCTGCTGCGGCTGCGCTGCGGCTGCCGCAGCGACAGCGACAGCGGCAGCGTACTCCGGCGGTGGCACCCAGATGCCCCCCACCACGACGAACTGCGGTGCGGCCGGCGGAGCAACGACGCTGGTGCCGCCGCTCtggaccgccgccgccgccgagttcGGCCGCCGAGTGTGGAGACGATACTTCTGAGGCCCGCCCAAGATGTTCAAAATGAAGGGCGAAGTGAGAACCTGCAAAAAAAAATATCCCACTCTTTTTTTAGAGGCAGTTCCTGACCTGCAAATGGCTCTTGACCTCGTCGTTGGTGAGGCCGTCGACATTCATGAGCTCCCGTATCTGCTTGGGCGTCGCCACTGCATGAATGTATGCGCATACGTTAGCATCTTCAGATCACAATTGGTTAGATTAATTGTTATTATTAATTAGACTAATCGTACACAGCGACACAAGTTTTCTGTGATGGGGTGGTAGGAATGGATAAGGGTGAGCAAGGCAACAAACCGTGGGACCCGCCGAGCTGCTGCAGCGCCTGTAGGAACCGGCGGTGGAGCTCCGGGGCCCAGCACCGCCGCGCCTTCCGGCTGGGCGCCTGCGACTGCGAGGACAGCTGAGCCTCCTTGTCGTTGCCGCCTTTGTTGCTGCTGGCCTTATTGTTCTCGGCCGTGTCGGTGTCCGTGTCGGTGGCGCCGGCCCTGTCGCAGCTGTCCCCGACCACGGCCGAGCTCGCCGCGGCGGGCAGCGGCAGCTCCAGCTCGGCGCGCTGCTTCTCCTCcttgtccttcttcttcttctccttctcgaACGGCTGGAACGCGCCCCCGGGCTTCCTGCAGGCGTTGAGCGCCACCGGCCTGCACGGCAGCAGCAGCTCATCCTGGTGCTGCGGCGGGGACGCGGAGGGCTGTTGTTGGTTACTCCAGAGCTGCACGGACTGCAGCCAGTCCGGCATCGCCTTCTTCGTTTCCGGATGTGGCAACGGCCTGCTGCTGCTGGCTGCTGCCGTCTCCAGATCGCCCACCGCCTCGCCGTCCttgtcggcatcgacgacgtcgttGGCCGTGGCGGCGGAACCACGGCGGTGTTCAAGGTAGTGGGCGCTGTCGTGCTCGTCCTGGTAATGGGGCTGGGAGGAGGACGACGAGAGGGTTGTGGGCTTGAGCGGCATGAACTCCTCCAGTACGGGGCCGCCGTGGTCGCTCACCGTCTCCTCGCTGCCGACGACGACGCTGTCCATGTGACTCCTCATCCCCTCGATAGCTGCGCACACCACGTATACAAACTGTTACTATATGGATTATGGAATGATAATGGACAGACGACGACGCAACAGATGAGAGCGGGCACTCACTCTGTGTGACGAGGTCGAGGCAGAGGGGAAGCTCGCGCTGGAACACCTGGATCTTGCGTCGCTCCTCCTCCAGCGCCAGCAGGTAGTCGCGGAAGCGGCGGCGGCGGTCGGCGTGcaggggtggcggcggcggcgggtccATCTCCATGCGCCGTGCCGCGGTGCCGGTGCTGCGCCGTGCCGGTAGAAGATGACGAGAGAGAGGGAGGCAGAGGCGCGGGAGGGGAAAAGGGAATGGGGAATCGAGGTCGAGGCGTCGCGTAGGAAGCGAATCTTTttctcacttattctctctcaaaaaaaactcggccggggagggaaagactGCCCTCCCGGTATTaaattaagaagagaccgaaacaatggtTTCGGCCGAAAAAATCCCCGAACCCTGCCTCCCATCACTAACGGGCCGGCGTCAActgtccactctgcaacggcccaaccggagggtggcgcacaggacatcgtaacccgagagcggatgagacacagcgaggggatttttttaaccaagcctgaaaattcgctcccgaggggaatcgaacccaggacttggaggtgctactcggaagtccTTAACCACTAGGCTAGAGGCACTTTCGCCACTTATTCTCTCTCACGCGCACGACGCCAGCAAGACAGAAAAAAAAAGAGATAAGGCCTGCGAATATTCGGTGGGATTCCAGTTCCGCTGCCGCACCGCCGTGGGCCCCACCGGGGCAAGCAGACAACGACGCGAGGGAAGATTCCGGAGAAATCCCCTTCTCTCTCGTACACTATCCTCCCTAGAATATACTCAACGTAATATTCATACAAGTTTATACGATGGAAAATATACTTTGTGCATATAAAACTTGGTTATATTCTGTTTGTAATAGATACCGTATATATTTGTAATAGATACTCGACGTTGGCCTAGAGTCCATATACAAGTTTATACGACGACGAGTCTTGAAAAGCGAAACATAGAACCAAGAGTCTAACTATAGTCCGTATAATGGTTGGTACTAGAAACCCTCCTACAAGGTTATACAGTGTGTTGAAATTAAGAAGGTTTAGGGCTTCTTTGGATTACAGGAATTTTGAAGGAATAATGCTGGAATAGGAAAGTTTCCTATCCTATAGTTTGGCTGGCATGATGCACCAATTATATTCCATAGGATTTTATCTCTTTATGTGTTGATTCCATAGGATTTCTAACATTCACTCAGAGCTCTTGGAAAAATTCCTACACGCGAAGCACGAGAAGTGGAATGCTAATGCTAGCAACTAATGGTCCATTATGGCTTGTCCTACCCAAATTTAAATAGAGAAAAACACATACAAAGCACCCATTTGATATTGTTTTTATCCAAGCTTGACATTCATGCAAAATGAACCCTTCGTTTTTTCCTTGCCCCAACCAAACAACCTTCCACTCAATATTACTA harbors:
- the LOC100216751 gene encoding Transcription factor NIGT1 (The RefSeq protein has 2 substitutions compared to this genomic sequence), whose amino-acid sequence is MEMDPPPPPPLHADRRRRFRDYLLALEEERRKIQVFQRELPLCLDLVTQTIEGMRSHMDSVVVGSEETVSDHGGPVLEEFMPLKPTTLSSSSSQPHYQDEHDSAHYLEHRRGSAATANDVVDADKDGEAVGDLETAAASSSRPLPHPETKKAMPDWLQSVQLWSNQQQPSASPPQHQDELLLPCRPVALNACRKPGGAFQPFEKEKKKKDKEEKQRAELELPLPAAASSAVVGDSCDRAGVTDTDTDTAENNKASSNKGGNDKEAQLSSQSQAPSRKARRCWAPELHRRFLQALQQLGGSHVATPKQIRELMNVDGLTNDEVKSHLQKYRLHTRRPNSAAAAVQSGGTSVVAPPAAPQFVVVGGIWVPPPEYAAAVAVAAAAAAQPQQVHLAGDASGTTTTAADKVYAPVATTLTPAPRPRPRPRPERQSSSCSGARGSGDACSGSPAVLSSSSHTASA